The stretch of DNA ATATctgtatttatgtttattttatatatatgtatatatatatatctacgcgtacaatacatatacatttattttatcacacCTAAAGTTGTCTTGTTCCGCAAGGAATGATATGTATGTGACGTGAACTCCCAAAAAAGGAGCACGAGGCAACTTTCATTCATAAGTACGTTCGTACGTCTCCGTATCTTTTTTCAATCACGCTAAACCTTGAATAGCGAGGAGAGAAGATTTATCTCTCAATCTCGAAAGCTTATcaaagaatatgtaattgAAACGAAATACAGTACATCAAGTGATATAGACACCctgtgtgtatacataaatagaattgtaacatattatatatacactaaaTTGCAGGAAGCAGAATACCGTCTTTTTTTTGCAGTATCCGTCAGTTACATATATACGCGTCACGTAGTCATGTGCTATGCTCACTTCTgttattaatacttaatacagttattaatatttgtgcaACCAACCTTTTATCTATCGTCTACTACCGTGCTGTGAACTATAGTTTTCTTGTATTGAGCGTTTTTGGTTTTGCAActgatttcaaatttaaatagcttAACAAAAGGACATTTATAGGCAACTTAGCGATGCTTACGTAAGATATGTATCGTAGTCGCAGCAACTCTTTGAGGAGAGAGCGaccaataatttaatcaattaattctatttattcgataattctattaacaatttattcttTCGACACGTCTCTCTTGTctcctttgaaaaaaatggaagaaaataaaaaagagatgtgtcaaaagaataataataactttcatATTTCTAATCACTCTAAAAGTTTGAGTGACAACAGACAGAATTCGATTAACGAAAACAGAGATAACAGTAtcgtttatacattttgtacgtttgtaattgttaaataataattgcgataaaaTCTTGATATGCGTCTTCAATATTGTGCGAATACGTAGACCGACTCGATATTTTCAATGTgcaatctaaatatattatttttatcttatgaaATTATCCGGAAATCGTGCGTCACGTTGTCAACATTCATCGAAATTATGCGAAAAGTTTTTTCAAGATACTTTCATCTCCTTATAATAAGCGAgaaatacgtatattttaaactttcggCCTTAATTCCAAAAGAAGCTTAATGACAGTCTCGTCAGCCAGTGTAGTTGTATCTCCGACATCCTCTTCGCCCGCTGCGATTTTTCTCAACATACGTCTCATGATCTTGCCGGATCTTGTTTTCGGTAAAGCTGGAGCATGTTGAATGACGTCTGGTTGAGCGAATGCGCCAATCCTTTCGCGTACTActcaaagattattttattagagtaATGTATAATGTGCAtggttaatataattaaatcgattaagTCTACAAAAACTCACCTCTCTTTTTAAGCTCAAGTTGCAATTTTTCGTCGAACGTCTTCCCGTCACTCGGCGTAATGAAACAATATAAGCATTCACCTTTAACATGGTGTTTTTTACTAACTACTGCGGCCTCAGCTACCGAAGAATGTTCTGCCAATACATTTTCGACTTCAGCCGTTGACATTAGATGGCCGGAAACGTTCAACATGTCGTCGATACGGCCGGTTACCCATAGATATCCGTCTGCATCGCGTTTTGCTCCTAAAAtcacaaaagaaaattgaatttaaatccTGTTTGATCAGTTTATTACGATAGTGAAgtacgataaataaatatatattcagtgTTTCAATTTTAAGATTTGTTTCATTCATTAGATTGaaacagaattatataataaaacgtgGATTCTATAGAAatctaaatattctaatatgtCATTATCTGATATATCATTTCGCTTGAATGCATCTGAATGAGGCTACAAACATGTCTCGTTGTCAGGCAGTCTCGCGAATCGGAACCTGAACGTGCAGCACGTAATTTCAATCACAAAATTGCTAGATTATGTAATCATCGATCAAATCACAGGACTTATACGTCCACAAAAACGAacgttaaatttaaatcgtCATGACATAACTTGaatttctatttcaatataaGATGGCATTTCGAAAGATCAAGGCTCGTCAGATATTTGATTGCAGAGGCGAGCCGACCTTAGAAGTCGACTTAATTACTGATATCGGTTTGCTCCGATCGTCGGTACCCTCAAACGTGCTGATCAATCCGAACCAGGCGCGGGAGATCAGAGATGAGAACGTGACCGCTTACCATGGTCGTTCGGTATTTAAAGCCGTCGACATCATTAATAATGTGATTGCTCCTCAGCTGATAAAGTCCAAATTGGAGGTTTGTCAACAAGCTGAAATAGACGGATTGTTGATCAAGTTGGACGGCACGCAGAATAAATCGAGACTCGGCGTCAACAGCATTCTTGGAGTCTCTGTAGCCTGTTGCAAAGCTGGAGCAGCCAAGAAGGGTCTCCCGGTTTACAGGTTACTATTAATTTACTATCGTCcctttgcaaaattaatttaatcgataATGCAAAGAAATCTTTCTCCAATGTCGCGCTTTTATTTGGAGTATTTTCTGATAATCGTTTCCTCGTTTAAGATACATTGCCGAGTTGGCTGAAAATAATCAATTGTCTGTACCTGTACCATGTTTCAACATGATCAGCGGAGGACGACACGCTGGCAATAACTTACTATGTCAAGAATTTGCGATATTACCTATAGGTAATATGCGAAGTCTAATACACGGTCTAAACTGCCCGAATATGTGACCATTTTTACATGCAGGTGCTGAGAGTTTCGCCGATGCTGTAAAAATGGCTACTGAAATATATCGAgtgttagaaaaaaagatcattGACGCTCAAGGAATACGAGGTCCGCTTCCAGTTAGCGACTTAGGAGCCTTCGCTCCCGATTTGAAGGATGACAAGGCCGCCCTGACTCTTTTAAACGCGTCTATCAGAGACGCGGGTTACGAAGGGAAGATTAAGATAGCGTTGGATATGGCAGCAAGCGGCTTTTATAAAGAAGGTTCCATCATTTCTacatttatctctttttccgtttatataattatgaacaataaaataacgttTGTATTCATATGTGTACAGGGGGATATGATCTAGCATTTAAGACAAAGGATCCCGCCAATTATGTGCAAGCTGAGGGTTTGCGAAACCGATATCTGGAGTATCTGTCTGAATTCCCAGCCATAGTTTCAATCGAAGACCCTTTCGATCAAGAAGATTGGGAGGGTTGGTTAACAATCGCTAACCAAAAGATTCAAATAGTCAGCGATGCTCTTACCGCGATGAATATCGATAGAATCGAAGAAGCAATAGATAGGAAAGTAGCAAACTGCCTCGTGTTAAGAATATCACAAATTGGAACTGTAACGGAAGTCATTAATTGCGCGAAAATGGCAAGAATCAACGATTGGGGCTATATCGTGGGTGGAAGCCACGGTGAAACGGAAGATAATTTCGTTGCTGATATGGCGGTTGGACTTTCCGCTGGCCAGTTCAAAGGTGGAGGACCCTGCAGGTAATGCGACTTGATGAGAATAATACTTAGAATTTggaatttaattcaaatcgAATTATCAAatccatttttcgattaaatttatcCTTATCTAGCAGTCTTAATTGTGATGTAAAAATCGTATTCATTAAATGATTGCAGGAGTGACAGAATGGccaaatataatcaaattttgagAATCGAGGAAGAGCTCGGCAAAGATGCCAAATACGTTGGACTGAAATATCGAAATCCTCTAGcgaaataacataaataatttagaataatatataataataatatgtaaaatagacACAAAAAAGAACAAAGCACTTACCATCTCCCGTGCAGTAATAGCCTTTGAATCGCTCGAAGTACGCACTCTGAAAACGTGCTTGATTTCCATAGAGCGTCCGCATCATACCTGGCCATGGTTGACGGAAAACGAGATATCCCTCTCCTTCGCCTTCTACTATGCGACCATCTTCGTCGAGAAGTTCCGGCAAAACCCCAAAGAACGGAAATGTCTACGTACATTCATTCCATATGttagaaataaaagttattcattCATAGTACAAAGCGAAATCATTAATTAGAAATCACTTACCGCGGAGCCTGGCTTCATAGGTGTGCAACCTGGTAGCGGTGTAATTACATGGCCACCAGTTTCCGTTTGGAAGAAAGTATCCGATATGCTGCATTTACCGTGGCCGACAACATTGTAATACCAGAGCCAAGCTTCGGTGTTAATTGGCTCACCTACTGAACCAAGGACCTGGAACGCATATACTTGCATAAATTTCTGTGTATTATGTCTATGCCgatagagagaaataaagtCTTTGATTAGTCTTTGACATTTACCTTAAGCGTGGCTAAACTGTGTCTGTTCACATAATCATCACTAAATTTCATTAACGATCTGATAGCAGTTGGCGCCGTATAAAATTGTGTGACCTTGTACTTATCGACAATCGCCCAGTATCGATCTTTATCCGGATAAAAGGGTATACCCTCGAACTATTAATAAACGCAGATTTATCAAGaacgaagaaaataaaagcacaatgtatataaataatacaatctatataaaagaatattggAAATGCATATTTACCAAAACAGACGTTGCACCACATCCTAACGGTCCGTAAACCACATAAGTATGTCCTGTGATCCAGCCAATATCGGCAGTACAGAAATAAACATCACCCGGTTGATAATCGAAAGCATACTTGAAAGTTGTCGCTGAGAAGATCATATACCCTGCAGTAGTATGAAGAAGACCCTTTGGTTTTCCGGTAGAGCCGCTATATACgacagagaaaagaaaaataatcaatgacggataaattaaaatagctaaaagttatttattgtttatcgattttattgtattttctttattatttgtcCTGTCTCGTCAGAAATCGTTATAGCTcgcgaatatataatttgtacctCGTGTAAAGGATAAAAAGTGGATCTTCAGCAGCCAACCAAACTGGATAACAGCTCGGCTCTGCGTCCTCCATCTCGTCATGCCACCAAACATCTCGGTCGTTGTCCCAGGAAACATTGGTCAGCTCTACGTTACCGTTGCTGGTGCCATTCACACCGTTCATCTTACCCTGAGGATTGTTGAGTCTTCTCAAATGCGAGACGACGATGCAGCAGTCGAGTTGATAACCCTGTTTCTTAACCTTCTCCAAGGCCTCGTCGCAGATATTTTTCAACAGAAGTAATTTCTCACCTCTCCATACACCATCCGCAGTGATCAGGATTTTAGCTTTGGAGTCGAGTATGCGTTCCGCCAAAGAATCGGACGAATAGCCTCcgaactgtaattttttttagtatcaattcattattcgtttatttattttttcgttttcaaGCATTTCACTTACCACCACGCTATGAACCGCTCCTATCCTCGTGCAAGCTAACATGGCGATCGGTTGCTCCAAGATATTCGGCATATAAATCACTACCCTGTCTCCCTTGGTAATACCCTTCGACTTGAGAACGTTTGCAAATCTGCATGTTTCCtcgagcaattttttatacgtcAGTCGCGAATAATCTTCCGGATCGTTTCCTTCCCTGATAATAAcgcattttaaaatcttaataaaaatttattaaagaaaagtataaaCTTATGATTATATAAGCTCATTATTCATACATTAGATGCAATAAATCATGACGAAAATAGACATATACGtgaattggaaaatatttcgagtaaattccgtttaatttaattgatgatTTTAACTTATCAGATAATACCTATTTTGTTCATAATATTTGGTTAATacggaaaaatttattaatttttttgttgtgtgaaaagaaagataagattagaaatgatattatatagttataactTTGTTCTAGGCAATTCTCTACAAGTTGAATCACAATCGATTAAATTGAagtttaaatatctttaataatgtttcaatgtatatttttcttaatattgtaCTTATATTCTccgttaaaaaatatcttaagcTACACTCTTTAACAACACAAAAAAGACAAgttcataaaaatgtattgtcgtgttacatataatttagataaatttctATGGTTAGAAAAACtcaaatgataatattagCATAACATGCATGCATAATCtgcattaaaacattattatgaaaatgatattacataagattaaatcaaaattttgcaaGGTTACActatctataatattgcatatcgCAAATAATTAGAAGAGGGTCAACAAATtgactgataaaataaaaccttTCAATATCGTCCGTTAATTAATGAAACAGACTAACTCgtgatatttaacaaaattgcaCGTGATTTCCTTCGTGTAAGATAACTGTCGCTATAGATAAGAGATGTAATGCGCGCGATcaacgatatttaaaaatacaaattaattataaagaatcgattaattataatgtttaactTATTAAgtcgatataaatatcatttaacaaCGATATCGATTAGCGTTTAtggttttttattctttgtactttatattatactaccACAAGACTAAGCTTTTGCGGTTAATCTTATTCtcatatagatattatttctcGCGTTTGTAGTCCATATATGTACAACCACAAGACTAAGCTTTTGcggtttgtattttatttctaatatagaGATTCTCACGTTTATATTCTTTCTACTCCATATACAACCGCAAAACTAAGCTCTTGCGGTTGATCTCATATAGATATTATCCTTCGACATTGTTACAATGCTTGAAAGTGGCCTTCATCTCTTTGTCTTCGCCTCTCTAAATTCAGGGTTAAACGCGATAATTTatgatgtacatataattaaaatatcatatttttcttttattattttaattaacatttcgtTATTATTCGcccgtaatttaatttaaatgtatatttacacTAGTTCCGTTAATCCTATCTACATCttggttcttttttttactgagATGCTTTTGTAATGATTTCGCGGTGTttacaaaatgttaatttctttctagttttgcattatgtatatattatataacacttGTGATTTATGAAACGAGTGTATCTCTCGGATATCTTGTTTATATCGGGTAATAGAACGTGATCGTGTTTTAACGAAATTTTCAGTACACGAATCGCGTGACTGAATCATGCTCTCGAGCATGAGGGTGATGCAATGAATGACGCGTCGCGCGCGATGTTTCACTAGCCAATCAAGATGCAGGTGTAGACCATGTGccgaattttttcaaaaattaaatgggCGATTATACAATTCTTTCGTAAATACTTTCAACATCACGTCtctaatgaataaaattactgTGCATTATTTGCAAGAaagattatagaaaaattatttttctaaaagttgagattttaaaaaacacaatGTACGGTACTGAATTGACATTCTCGACATTGCCGATGATTGTCGATGGTCGATGATCGGTAATCCGGCGTAGGTAGCTTAGGCCGGGTATCAAATATGTATGAAGCGTGATAACGCGAAACTGACGTTTCTTCGCTTGTTGACGTTTTTCATTTAATGGGTAccgatcaaatttataaaaatttttgataaatagtaTTTCACTTGctgtgaattaaaaattcattagtaccattaataaataatagcgtaacaagaataaaaaattacgattttaCGTAAACCTAACGGAATATAAACGAATGACTTGCGTCTTCGAAGATATACTTTGCATAGAAATGAACTACCGGGTGATTGGTCATAATCTCCTTTTAATTAGATCGTTATCGAAATCGAGGCGTATATTTCAATCGTGCCGTaagaaatctaatttttaactttattatatattcttaccaataaaatgcaattttatctcCATGTCCGCTCTTTACAGCCTTATCGAGCAAATTGAAACTGATATTCGTCGTTGCTCCTTCCATCCATTTTATGAAAACATCACCTTTATCTACATCGAAATtgtatgagaaaaatttttcatctatCGCTGGCGTTTCCCAGTAGAATTGCTTGGCAATGTCACCCCAGAACTTTATTGGATTCTCTATagatctagaaaaaaaaacaaatttgtcTTAATCTAGttcattatattcttttattaattccgCGATACgtgaaaataatcgataatttattactgttgattgatattataatattaaaagttgaagATCGCTATTAGAATAAAAGTCGATAGAGTCGAATTGAACGAATCATCGATTCACTTCTTTCTTACATAACAACTTTTCATTCTGttctatttacaaatttatgcaTGTTTGGTAAGCCGCAAATTATGCACATTGttattacacattattttcgcattaattaaatgagTTCGCAGTCCAatggaataaattatgaaacaaaCAGGTCATAAGCTTACACCGAAATTGTAGCCAGTAGCCTGTAAACGAATTCTCTCGTTTCAAAGAGAATCCCATTGCTAGCGAGAATTCTCGctgtaaaattaatcgaatCGAATGCGAGAGACTTGATTATCGCGGTTGcttaaaaatatgagaaagaacatttctcatatttttaatactgttCGATGGGGAAGCGTTTTACTCAAACTGAGAAATTTGTCCCACCCCTACAGGATCGATATCGCGCTTCTCTATTCGTGCCGTTTATAAAGCGTCCAGATAAAGACTCGCGATCAATTTCAATGTCTGGAATACAATGTTCAATTTATCTAACACGCAATTCTCAATATTGTAGgtacaaaaaatacaatatattcttCCCCATAATTAACAATCTCAAACACGTCTTTGCTTTGAGTTTAAATGGATTAGTCTCTTTTACCTTTTATCATTTGATTCTAATCTGATAAATGAATTAACGAATAAACATTATTCGCAACTGTCATCTGTCATCTTGTGTACCTTTCACATTTCCGCGTCGCAAAAATGCGACGCGATAATATGATGACGTATAGTCATCATTTCAACTTGGCTTACAATTTCCGAATTCGATACTCGAGAAAACGATATCGCAAACGGTgtatctcattatttttagtattaaaatttcgCATACTTATACTCACTCTTTATGCATCTCTCTGTACTGTTCCATACTACTGCAGTGCGATCTTTTCCTGATCTCCGGATTGGGGTAGTATATTTTATCCGCCATGTTTTCACCCTTTCGCTTCCTTTCAgcttttcttcaaaattccaCGATCCGATTAAGGACGATCAAAGATACAGGGAATACTGTTGTCGGTCGACAACTTGTGATGactgtaataaataatgttgaattttatatcgGTGACAAGCTATATAAGGACTATCCGAATTGTCGCAAACGAGCTCGCGCGTTTCCCGCGACTTTACCGGCTCGGCTGATAAACCGCGACTGGTTTCACTGTACCACtgaactctatatatatatatatatatatatatatatatatacatgtatatatatatatgtatacatatatacctgAGCTCTGACGCTCCGGCGCGATCCGAGGGAGAAAGCAACATCGGTCGACTCGTCTCTCTTTCGctgcaatataattaaatgtatttcacattttatttaaagagagaAGTATGATTTATTCACTTATTTATTACTGCGTTTGGtaaaacaacaatttcatctttgttcaatttttataagtagACTGAGGTAAAAACGCACGTTTccaacgtatatatatataaatgacatttgtataaaacttttaatacgCGGGCGCTTAGAAAAAAAGacactctttctctttctcttagaTTACTTTCTATATACAAGAGATAggattagatataaaaagctTGAGTTATGTCTAAAGTTCAGATATACTgtctgatataattattaaattaatttccgtGCATTTGTTAGCTCAATAAATGACTTTTTCTTTACCAAAAGctgatcaaatttaataattaaataatcaaaaattgcTCACCGTTATCTTGATTATcggtgattaatttttaattacagttggacctcttatcctacgaatcttttatgctacgaaacctcttatcctacaacaaaaaatcctctcatgctatgaccgcgaaaggggaattatacccccactcttaaatttttgtcgtaggatcagaggtttaaggggaagattccggaccgaaaatgtaggataagaggtccgactgtagttaattttttatattcgttgAGTcctctaataaatataaagtgacTTATTGAACGGTTATTCATAATCGGTTTTCTCGatgaataaagatttattatttatacacatctgcataaaaaaatgtaaaaccgTAAACAATATTCATCAATATGCTAATTAATTCTGTGGCTTACCGTATCGAAACCCGTGCACACCCCCGcgcagaatataaaaaatgatattacacattttatgtGTCCTTACTCAGGTCTCGGGCGCGCAAACGTAATGTGCCTGTTGCTAGTGAACTTTTAAGGGCTACAAACATGATTCTGAATGATACAGAAAATCCCAAAATCGTCGGTCAGTTACTTTTACTTCCATGAAACAAAGAAAGACAAAGATggacgaaatattttattgctcaTCATTGGCTGTTCAATATTCATGGCTAGTTTTTTGATTGGCTGCTGTTATTTATCCACAGATATAGTAACATCTTGTGGTTTGTATATTCATGTTTTTGATTCATACGTGAACGCGTGAAATCACTATGCATTTCCGATTTCCGCCagttttgcatatatttcgaatatagaCTGTTGCATCTAACCACAAAATTGGACGAAGACGAAAGACGAATTCTATTAGTGATATCAATCATTGCTCGGAGTCTCTGAAATTCATTCAAAGGATTACgtcatttaaaataacttagaaaaaaatataaatgtctttaataatactttgatataataacattCTTGAGATAAAGTCAAACATGCATTATCAATCTGATGATGGTGAAGAAGAATTTGAGCCAAGAATTATTCCAAAACCAACAAAACTTGACGTAAGTTGCTCTTACCTCAATAGTTtatgcgtatgtatatatttaaaaaatataatcaaacaatttttatgtagAGCTTCCCAGTGCCCACTGTGCCAGAAATATCTTTAATCTTCGAGAAACCAATTCATAATCTGAATGATCGATGCAACAATTCATCACCAACAAAATTACTGAAACCAATACGAGTTTTTGACAATATTGACAATACTGCAGAACGCATTAATTCCACATCATCTATTTCACACAATCTTAATTCTTATGCAGCATGGAGGGAACAGAATTATACTCGAGAGGCTAATTCTAGAAATGCAATGCACATTTCACCATTATATAAACACACTCATACCTATAATCATGCATTGCAATCAGATGCTTCTGTACAAAAGCAACAAGagcaagataaaatttttgatacgCAAAAACAAGTGGTAAATATGAGGACCAATAATGGAATATATgagaaatgtgtaaaatttacATGTCCTGATATGGACAATTCTTATAATCCTGCTGGAGAGATTCGTTCATCACCTACAAACAAAAATCAGTTCTCTTATAATTCTGTacaaaaagcaaaatttaGCGTACCTGATCATAGCACAAGAATGCCTAACAAAGATATTCCAGATACTTTGAAGGGAACTGAGCAAATGCCGTATGCTGGATATCAGCAATTTCATGCACTTTCTAGCCactcaaattataatatagacaATAATGAAAcagtaaaatctttattaaatcttgTAAATAGTCAGAGTgaacagataaaaaatttacaactaCAAATAGATAGACTAGTAAGAATGCAGGAAGAAAGTTTTAGGAACAAATCGACATGTTCTTGTTCATCGGCTCTTGCGAATCAAGTATTGAAATGTCCATCGTTAAATTGTTATGATACTGCCTTTAATTCTTCCCTTGCGCAATCTCAAAACAAAGATATGAAGAAAAATGAGAGCATACAGAATACACCTACTATTGAAAAGAAAGACTTAAGAATTTTcggtgaaaataataaattggaaACGGCATTGTTGGAACAGCAACCAAAAAAAGCTTTTGTGGAACAAAAAGTTTCGATTGGCGTTATGACAAGTTTTGAATTTACCGTGCAAAATAGTCCATTTCTGATAGATCCcgaaatacatgaaaaaaaagaagtttgtAGAGAaggtaacaatataaataggAGAAATGCCATAAATGTACAAGATACAACAGAGTCTGTTAAAAGATACACGAATACATTTACGCGCAAAAGTGGAGCAGCGCAATTGGAGAACATAGTCGAGGATTCGGAAAGTTACTTATCTTCTAATCAACAGCAGAGTAGCAATTTTAATGCAGGTTCTTCCATGAGAGATTCAGAGAAACACACTGTGAAGGAATCAGATATATGTAACGCAGCTAACACTTCagaatctttaaaaatgtatcaatatCCTgctgcaaatttaaataaaaaagaaatgcataAACGAGTGTATGCGAAGGAAGACGATAATATAAATCGACAAATGCAAGatacaagaaaaatgtttgaCGCATCTATGAACGTGGAATGTAGTCCTATTGGGAgcatgaattataataaaatacttgtcAGTAATGAAGACGATTACATTACTGTAAACAAGGAAAAAAACGCTAACATGAATGCTAACAATTCCTTACACAACATCCATTTGCCTGTGACAGATTACTATCAGAATTATAGGAATAAGAAACATGACACTAagcaaattattaaagatgtaGGTGATAGCATGATACTCAGTGGAGgtgatctaaaaatatttgagagaCCACCACCAACTCCAGAACCAAGTATTCATGTTGAGATGCAGGAATATATGAGCGATGACGAGagtgataaattaaaacatactcCGAAAATCGGCTGGACATTCTATGACAATGTTTTAGACCAAGTcaatgaaattttacaaaattctaGTGTTATGGACAGCAAAACTCAGAATAATGTTAAGATAATTCACAAAGTTGAGCAAGAAAATAATGTGGAAACTAAAGCATTGAATACTGTTAAAGCAGCTACTTTGGAACAACTTCGAAAATTTGGTATCAGTTTAACTGAGAACAATGAATATAGAGAGTcgaatagtaataataaaacgtaGGTGTCTATTTCTTCCattcttatatattcttatatattaattgtattatatgtattatatatttcattttatttatatttaatgtttagttttataaaattaaattttgcattctTAAGCATGAGAATtactttagaaataaaaagttctacTAATTGCTAAAATAGTGCACAATTCAGTGAACTATATTGCTGTCTAAGTTTAAATAACTCGTTTTGTAGTTGCACTAAACtaacttattgttattttttatgcatgaAGTAagcacataattattttttttattctgcttagatgtatatatatatatatattaagggTATAATTGTGTAATTTCCTTCCAAGGTTAGACTTTGATTCATCCTTTTATCCTCGCTTGGATCGTCAagcaaatatgataaatactACTAGCGTTGTAAATGAAACAAATACAAGTATGCACATGAAAGCTttagcattaaaatatttgagcgATGAACAACTGGCTGATATAGCAGTGCATAAACAAGAGTCATCTTCGTTAAAGAGTCTCATGGTCAGCAATATGCAGGGCACCAACATGTCACTCGCTACAATGCGTTAtttagaaagatataaaattctacCAGGAAAGAATAGCATTCAAGTAGAAAGTGagtactaaaaaattaattaaagcaaatgTTATAACTTGAATGTAGCATTTttgtataaa from Anoplolepis gracilipes chromosome 16, ASM4749672v1, whole genome shotgun sequence encodes:
- the Accoas gene encoding acetyl-coenzyme A synthetase — its product is MADKIYYPNPEIRKRSHCSSMEQYREMHKESIENPIKFWGDIAKQFYWETPAIDEKFFSYNFDVDKGDVFIKWMEGATTNISFNLLDKAVKSGHGDKIAFYWEGNDPEDYSRLTYKKLLEETCRFANVLKSKGITKGDRVVIYMPNILEQPIAMLACTRIGAVHSVVFGGYSSDSLAERILDSKAKILITADGVWRGEKLLLLKNICDEALEKVKKQGYQLDCCIVVSHLRRLNNPQGKMNGVNGTSNGNVELTNVSWDNDRDVWWHDEMEDAEPSCYPVWLAAEDPLFILYTSGSTGKPKGLLHTTAGYMIFSATTFKYAFDYQPGDVYFCTADIGWITGHTYVVYGPLGCGATSVLFEGIPFYPDKDRYWAIVDKYKVTQFYTAPTAIRSLMKFSDDYVNRHSLATLKVLGSVGEPINTEAWLWYYNVVGHGKCSISDTFFQTETGGHVITPLPGCTPMKPGSATFPFFGVLPELLDEDGRIVEGEGEGYLVFRQPWPGMMRTLYGNQARFQSAYFERFKGYYCTGDGAKRDADGYLWVTGRIDDMLNVSGHLMSTAEVENVLAEHSSVAEAAVVSKKHHVKGECLYCFITPSDGKTFDEKLQLELKKRVRERIGAFAQPDVIQHAPALPKTRSGKIMRRMLRKIAAGEEDVGDTTTLADETVIKLLLELRPKV
- the LOC140674363 gene encoding enolase; translation: MAFRKIKARQIFDCRGEPTLEVDLITDIGLLRSSVPSNVLINPNQAREIRDENVTAYHGRSVFKAVDIINNVIAPQLIKSKLEVCQQAEIDGLLIKLDGTQNKSRLGVNSILGVSVACCKAGAAKKGLPVYRYIAELAENNQLSVPVPCFNMISGGRHAGNNLLCQEFAILPIGAESFADAVKMATEIYRVLEKKIIDAQGIRGPLPVSDLGAFAPDLKDDKAALTLLNASIRDAGYEGKIKIALDMAASGFYKEGGYDLAFKTKDPANYVQAEGLRNRYLEYLSEFPAIVSIEDPFDQEDWEGWLTIANQKIQIVSDALTAMNIDRIEEAIDRKVANCLVLRISQIGTVTEVINCAKMARINDWGYIVGGSHGETEDNFVADMAVGLSAGQFKGGGPCRSDRMAKYNQILRIEEELGKDAKYVGLKYRNPLAK
- the LOC140674691 gene encoding uncharacterized protein; translation: MHYQSDDGEEEFEPRIIPKPTKLDSFPVPTVPEISLIFEKPIHNLNDRCNNSSPTKLLKPIRVFDNIDNTAERINSTSSISHNLNSYAAWREQNYTREANSRNAMHISPLYKHTHTYNHALQSDASVQKQQEQDKIFDTQKQVVNMRTNNGIYEKCVKFTCPDMDNSYNPAGEIRSSPTNKNQFSYNSVQKAKFSVPDHSTRMPNKDIPDTLKGTEQMPYAGYQQFHALSSHSNYNIDNNETVKSLLNLVNSQSEQIKNLQLQIDRLVRMQEESFRNKSTCSCSSALANQVLKCPSLNCYDTAFNSSLAQSQNKDMKKNESIQNTPTIEKKDLRIFGENNKLETALLEQQPKKAFVEQKVSIGVMTSFEFTVQNSPFLIDPEIHEKKEVCREGNNINRRNAINVQDTTESVKRYTNTFTRKSGAAQLENIVEDSESYLSSNQQQSSNFNAGSSMRDSEKHTVKESDICNAANTSESLKMYQYPAANLNKKEMHKRVYAKEDDNINRQMQDTRKMFDASMNVECSPIGSMNYNKILVSNEDDYITVNKEKNANMNANNSLHNIHLPVTDYYQNYRNKKHDTKQIIKDVGDSMILSGGDLKIFERPPPTPEPSIHVEMQEYMSDDESDKLKHTPKIGWTFYDNVLDQVNEILQNSSVMDSKTQNNVKIIHKVEQENNVETKALNTVKAATLEQLRKFGISLTENNEYRESNSNNKTLDFDSSFYPRLDRQANMINTTSVVNETNTSMHMKALALKYLSDEQLADIAVHKQESSSLKSLMVSNMQGTNMSLATMRYLERYKILPGKNSIQVENTDPTYGKMAFKEDFKPAVGKNNPTLRQFPFVQTPGTTCPSRILDLSTLKRQPKLL